The Aeromicrobium senzhongii genome includes a window with the following:
- a CDS encoding metal-sensitive transcriptional regulator, giving the protein MSHSHPGYADDKAAVLKRLARIEGQVRGINRMVEADTYCIDVLTQISATTKALEAVALKLLDEHLAHCVADAAAKGGPEADQKIKEASDAIARLVRS; this is encoded by the coding sequence ATGAGCCACTCGCACCCCGGATACGCGGACGACAAGGCGGCCGTCCTGAAGCGGTTGGCGCGGATCGAAGGCCAGGTCCGCGGAATCAACCGGATGGTGGAGGCCGACACGTACTGCATCGACGTGCTGACCCAGATCAGCGCGACCACCAAGGCCCTCGAGGCCGTCGCCCTCAAGCTGCTCGACGAGCACCTCGCCCACTGCGTGGCGGACGCCGCGGCCAAGGGCGGCCCCGAAGCCGACCAGAAGATCAAGGAAGCGTCGGACGCGATCGCGCGTCTGGTGAGGAGCTGA
- a CDS encoding PaaI family thioesterase translates to MSEIPGLDGVLGVEHVELTPDKVVVRFTITDRHLQPFGIPHGGIYCAVHESTASMAGQIWLGTKGVVVGTNNSTDFLRQARNGDTITTTATPIHRGRTQQLWHLDSVNQEGKLIAQGQVRLANLDQEVPPEAVAAMQGNLTG, encoded by the coding sequence ATGAGCGAGATTCCCGGACTGGACGGAGTGCTCGGTGTCGAGCACGTCGAGCTGACCCCCGACAAGGTGGTCGTGCGGTTCACCATCACCGACCGCCACCTGCAGCCCTTCGGCATCCCGCACGGCGGCATCTACTGCGCGGTGCACGAGTCGACCGCCAGCATGGCCGGCCAGATCTGGCTCGGCACGAAGGGCGTCGTGGTGGGCACCAACAACTCCACCGACTTCCTGCGCCAGGCGCGCAACGGCGACACGATCACCACCACGGCCACCCCGATCCACCGCGGCCGCACGCAGCAGCTGTGGCACCTGGACTCGGTCAACCAGGAGGGCAAGCTGATCGCGCAGGGCCAGGTGCGCCTGGCCAACCTCGACCAGGAGGTCCCGCCCGAGGCCGTGGCCGCCATGCAGGGCAACCTGACGGGCTGA